In a single window of the Palaemon carinicauda isolate YSFRI2023 chromosome 10, ASM3689809v2, whole genome shotgun sequence genome:
- the LOC137648018 gene encoding tigger transposable element-derived protein 1-like, whose protein sequence is MSAVCVEASSSNTKVANNSVKKFEKIVEDEGYVEQQGFNSDATGLFWKKMPSQTSITTEKKKMPGHKPLKDRLTLALSANASGDCKIKPLLVYYYKNPRAFKAHRVNKDMLIVFWRANYKAWVTRHFSDEWVNQVLGPAVKKYLQERNLPLTCLFCFDNVLAQPPGLEDDIINQFKFIRVLDFEGFGPEPEPVLAVEENIEEILSLGNYMGLEVDEDDITELIQEHHEELTTKELKKLHAMQNDEFQAQLSESEDIKEFKFGCNKRDVTTSSTRG, encoded by the exons atgagtgcggtgtgcgt AGAGGCTTCAAGTTCAAACACCAAGGTTGCTAACAATTctgttaagaagtttgaaaagatcgtggaggatgaaggctacgtagagcagcaaggtTTCAATTCTGATgcaaccggtctgttttggaaaaagatgcctagtcaaacaaGTATCACCACCGaaaagaagaaaatgcctggacataagcctttgaaggatcggttgactcttgccctaagtgccaacgccagtggggactgtaaaataaagccgttattggtttattaTTACAAAAACCccagggcatttaaggcacatagagtcaataaggacatgctaattgttttctggcgtgctaattataaggcttgggttactaggcacttctctgatgaatgggtaaaccaagttctCGGCCcagctgtcaagaagtaccttcaggagaggaatttgcctttaacgTGCTTATTTTGCTTTGATAATGTTCTCGCTcaacccccaggactcgaagatgatatcatcaaccagttcaagttcatcagagtgct agattttgaaggttttggccccgaacctgaacctgtgcttgccgtagaggaaaaTATAGAAGAGATTTTATCCCTTGGCAACtacatgggtctggaggtcgatgaagatgacatcaccgaactcatccaggagcatcatgaagagctcaccaccaaggaactcaagAAGCTGCATGcaatgcagaatgatgagttccaagcgcagttgagtgagtcggaggacatcaAGGAGTTCAAGTTTGgctgcaataaaagagatgttaccacatcatcaacacgtggttga
- the LOC137648019 gene encoding uncharacterized protein — translation MRLRERAATSNDPPRRIIQETQLNLQPEAVALLPKYNSLQRTVQRKRKCEGLPISAPSDVSEIDIPQELVYTYAGENFLAYDSGIEDPDRSFIFATSENLRMIKENKHRMGDGTFKIAPQLFYQLYVIHIQYKGNVLPMVYMLLQRKSEELYRRALLQIQCIDNEIAPVSISCDYEKAFHNAFLSVFNNAEVLGCFFHLSQAVWRKIQDLGLNDLYCGSEEVRKYTKMLVALAFVPPNEIVNVFELLQDVVPDELDDLVLYFEDTWIGRPCRRGRRRNAMFPPSVWSVYERVLSELPRTNNSLEGWHRAIQMSE, via the exons ATGAGGCTTCGTGAAAGGGCCGCAACATCAAATGATCCACCAAGACGAATCATTCAAGAGACCCAGCTTAATTTGCAACCTGAAGCAGTTGCTCTTCTTCCAAAATATAATTCCCTTCAGCGAACAgtacaaagaaaaaggaaatgcgAAGGACTGCCTATCTCGGCTCCAAGTGACGTAAGTGAAATAGACATACCTCAAGAACTTGTTTATACATACGCTGGAGAAAATTTCCTTGCATATGACTCTGGGATTGAAGACCCTGATCGCTCTTTTATATTTGCAACGTCTGAAAACTTGAGGATGATTAAGGAAAATAAGCATCGGATGGGAGATGGGACATTCAAGATAGCTCCTCAGCTATTTTATCAGCTATATGTGATTCACATTCAGTATAAAGGAAACGTCCTTCCAATGGTTTATATGCTCCTTCAGAGAAAGTCCGAAGAACTATATCGTCGTGCTCTGCTTCAAATACAATGCATAGATAACGAGATTGCTCCAGTTTCCATTTCCTGCGACTATGAGAAAGCGTTTCATAATGCTTTTCTTTCCGTTTTTAATAACGCTGAGGTGTTAGGGTGTTTTTTCCATTTATCGCAAGCCGTTTGGCGAAAAATTCAAGATTTAGGTTTGAACGACTTATACTGTGGCAGTGAAGAAGTACGAAAATACACAAAAATGCTGGTGGCCTTAGCATTCGTTCCTCCCAATGAAAtagtaaatgtttttgaattattACAAGATGTAGTTCCTGATGAGTTAGATGATCTAGTACTATATTTTGAAGATACTTGGATAGGTAGACCTTGcaggagagggagaagaagaaatgcAATGTTCCCTCCAAGTGTTTGGAGTGTATATGAACGTGTTCTTAGTGAACTTCCACgtaccaataattcattagaagggtggcatcGGGCAATACAGATGTCC GAATAA